In Halanaeroarchaeum sp. HSR-CO, one DNA window encodes the following:
- a CDS encoding universal stress protein codes for MYKILIPVGDDNDRAKRQARHVRNLPCASEAIEVTITHARTGREKQVTAEMQQPDRVESVRRAKEILEDADIAVATQDVSSPPAEGIVSLATEGNFDEIVISGRKRSPTEKAILGSVTQSVILEADQAVTVVN; via the coding sequence ATGTACAAGATTCTCATCCCCGTCGGCGATGACAACGACCGGGCGAAGCGCCAGGCGAGACACGTCAGGAACCTTCCCTGTGCAAGCGAAGCAATCGAAGTAACGATCACCCACGCACGTACTGGAAGGGAAAAGCAGGTCACGGCGGAGATGCAACAACCGGATCGAGTCGAGTCAGTCCGACGGGCAAAGGAAATTCTAGAGGATGCTGATATCGCGGTCGCGACACAAGACGTGTCGTCGCCGCCTGCTGAAGGTATCGTCTCTCTTGCAACAGAGGGGAACTTCGACGAAATCGTCATTTCCGGGCGCAAACGGAGTCCGACGGAGAAGGCAATCCTGGGTAGCGTCACTCAGTCAGTCATTCTCGAAGCGGACCAGGCAGTGACGGTAGTCAACTAA
- a CDS encoding zinc-binding dehydrogenase, giving the protein MAVAARATLERSSFTPGDDVFVLGAGPMGTFSALIAESSGGNAVIGGLSNDEPRFETISAIGIETVNLEVTSLEAVSEEATGGTFDILIDATGSTAALEENIEVLRRGGDAVVIGIPTGRLGIPTPSFVRGERRVSGSYGATIADFERAIDILGTVESEMSELLRRYDVEAVDDAFRNFLEGDVIKPIIDVN; this is encoded by the coding sequence ATGGCTGTTGCGGCACGGGCGACCCTCGAACGGAGTTCGTTCACACCGGGAGATGACGTATTCGTGCTCGGAGCGGGTCCGATGGGGACGTTCAGTGCGTTGATTGCCGAGTCAAGTGGCGGTAACGCCGTCATTGGGGGTCTCTCCAACGACGAACCCCGGTTCGAGACCATCTCGGCCATCGGTATCGAGACGGTAAATCTCGAAGTTACCTCACTGGAAGCAGTGTCCGAGGAGGCAACTGGTGGGACATTCGATATACTAATCGACGCAACTGGATCAACTGCCGCACTCGAGGAAAATATCGAGGTTCTTCGACGTGGCGGCGATGCAGTGGTCATTGGGATTCCCACGGGAAGGCTGGGGATCCCCACACCATCGTTCGTACGAGGTGAGCGACGGGTTAGCGGCTCGTACGGTGCAACGATCGCCGACTTCGAACGGGCCATCGATATTCTGGGTACTGTCGAATCGGAGATGTCCGAACTGCTTCGACGGTACGACGTCGAAGCCGTGGATGACGCATTCCGGAATTTCCTCGAGGGTGACGTGATTAAACCGATCATTGACGTGAACTGA
- a CDS encoding branched-chain amino acid ABC transporter permease — translation MSTSASTTSGRVTRLLQTLGTPTVYLSLLALVLALAVPLLFSSYIVHIFVLVFITGIGAIAWNIIGGYGGQFSLGNAVFYGIGAYTTAILVTDHGMSIILAIGVGIVLSMLAAVLVGLPTFTLSGHYFALATIAVVEGMFFLADYFGGITGGSQGFTVTTPPWLSKLMIDKTLTFYLFLTFFVLAILISVWVRYSKLGYYLLAIREDQDAASALGVNTRRYKVYGFALSAGMTAFAGSMHAVYVTFLSPGGAFSLDLSILYALIALIGGMGTIAGPIVGTFLMVPIQQYVTTSLGGSIGALSYMGYGALLIVMIIYAPEGIANRFSFVGRKINQIFPEVTFDAED, via the coding sequence ATGAGTACTTCAGCATCCACGACATCGGGACGCGTAACACGGCTCCTACAGACGCTGGGAACGCCGACAGTGTACCTGTCGCTTCTGGCACTGGTACTGGCATTGGCCGTTCCCCTCCTCTTCAGCTCGTATATCGTCCACATCTTCGTGCTCGTGTTCATCACGGGCATCGGTGCGATTGCCTGGAACATCATCGGTGGCTATGGCGGCCAATTCTCACTCGGAAACGCCGTCTTCTACGGTATCGGTGCGTACACGACGGCAATTTTGGTGACCGACCACGGGATGAGCATAATCCTCGCGATTGGGGTCGGAATCGTCCTGTCTATGCTCGCCGCAGTTTTGGTCGGTCTGCCCACGTTCACGTTATCGGGTCACTATTTCGCCCTGGCAACGATCGCGGTCGTCGAGGGAATGTTCTTCCTCGCCGACTATTTCGGCGGAATAACCGGCGGATCACAAGGATTCACGGTCACAACCCCTCCGTGGCTGTCGAAGTTGATGATCGATAAGACGCTGACGTTCTACCTCTTCCTGACGTTCTTCGTCCTCGCCATCCTGATCTCGGTGTGGGTACGCTACTCCAAACTGGGGTACTATCTCCTCGCCATCCGTGAGGATCAAGATGCGGCCTCGGCGTTGGGTGTCAACACTCGCCGCTACAAGGTGTATGGCTTTGCACTCAGCGCAGGGATGACTGCGTTCGCGGGGAGCATGCACGCAGTCTACGTGACCTTCCTGTCGCCGGGTGGGGCGTTTTCCCTCGACTTGTCGATCCTCTATGCGCTTATCGCGCTGATCGGCGGGATGGGGACGATTGCGGGTCCCATCGTTGGGACGTTTCTCATGGTGCCGATTCAGCAGTACGTGACGACATCGCTGGGAGGGAGCATCGGTGCGCTCTCCTATATGGGATACGGGGCGTTGCTCATCGTGATGATTATCTACGCCCCGGAAGGGATCGCCAATCGATTCTCGTTCGTTGGCCGGAAGATTAACCAGATTTTCCCGGAGGTGACATTCGATGCTGAAGACTAA
- a CDS encoding ABC transporter ATP-binding protein, whose translation MNENNPILEVDEIEVFYGETQALFGVSLDVYEGELVTMIGGNGAGKTTTLRTISGLINPRTGTITFEDTVISDKAPDEIVKLGIAQSPEGRMLFPELTVKENLRAGAYHRSDEDEIQEDLEEVYEYFPQLPDLLDHKANDLSGGQQQMLTIGRALMSDPDLLLLDEPSLGLAPQLVTTIGGIVEDLRDAGQTILLVEQNAELALDISDRGYVIQTGEVVASGPTEELRETDVVESAYLGH comes from the coding sequence ATGAACGAGAACAATCCAATCCTGGAAGTCGATGAGATCGAGGTGTTCTATGGGGAGACGCAGGCCCTGTTTGGCGTCTCGTTGGACGTATATGAGGGCGAACTCGTTACGATGATTGGTGGGAATGGCGCGGGAAAAACCACCACATTGCGGACGATTTCTGGGCTAATCAACCCACGGACTGGGACGATCACCTTCGAGGATACGGTGATCTCTGATAAGGCGCCGGACGAGATCGTGAAGCTGGGAATCGCGCAATCTCCGGAAGGTCGGATGCTGTTTCCGGAACTGACCGTCAAAGAGAACCTCCGCGCAGGTGCATACCACCGAAGCGACGAAGACGAGATTCAGGAGGACCTCGAGGAAGTCTACGAGTACTTCCCACAACTGCCGGATCTCCTCGACCACAAGGCAAACGATCTCAGCGGTGGACAACAGCAGATGCTCACCATCGGACGGGCACTGATGTCGGATCCCGACCTGCTACTGCTCGATGAGCCGTCCCTCGGCCTCGCTCCGCAGTTGGTCACGACGATCGGTGGCATCGTCGAGGACCTCCGGGACGCGGGACAGACGATCCTTCTCGTCGAACAGAACGCCGAACTGGCCCTGGATATCTCGGACAGAGGGTACGTCATTCAGACAGGCGAAGTCGTTGCATCCGGCCCGACGGAGGAGCTTCGCGAAACCGACGTCGTCGAGTCTGCGTATCTCGGTCACTGA
- a CDS encoding ornithine cyclodeaminase family protein: MTAVKYIDGNEVAGLATPEEYVDAVREAYAERGSGADARPRTKLGRDDIPGMMTGYLAMLPEKGYMGGYMYAAGFESEDAWFVTPVFDAAHGELKALIDGASMNPFKTGAAGAVAVDELARRDATDLAVIGTGAQARGQLVTSATVRDIETVRVYSPTVENRESFASDLDEVLDARVSAVESSDAAITGADIVITATTASDPVIADENIEAGTHITAMGQYDPSKQEIEPETIARSKYVPDLRERVHQDAGSFLHAEDIGLVDEDHIHAELGEVVQGTASGRTDPDEITLFDSGGTGIETIGAASMLYEKAIGADLGTTLEFYPASEAMPGK, from the coding sequence ATGACCGCAGTCAAATACATCGATGGCAACGAAGTCGCTGGGCTCGCGACTCCCGAAGAATATGTCGATGCTGTCCGCGAAGCGTATGCTGAGCGAGGTTCCGGGGCGGATGCCAGGCCCCGGACGAAACTGGGTCGTGATGACATCCCGGGTATGATGACCGGATATCTCGCAATGCTCCCGGAAAAAGGGTACATGGGCGGGTACATGTACGCTGCAGGATTCGAGAGCGAAGACGCCTGGTTCGTTACGCCGGTATTCGATGCCGCCCACGGAGAATTGAAAGCTCTCATCGATGGGGCCAGCATGAATCCGTTCAAAACCGGTGCTGCTGGCGCAGTGGCCGTGGACGAATTGGCTCGGCGTGATGCAACTGACCTTGCTGTGATCGGTACTGGTGCACAAGCCCGTGGCCAGCTCGTCACCAGCGCTACCGTCCGTGATATCGAGACCGTCCGTGTCTACTCCCCGACGGTCGAGAATCGGGAGTCGTTCGCTTCCGATCTCGACGAAGTCCTCGACGCAAGGGTCAGTGCCGTCGAGAGCAGCGACGCCGCGATCACCGGTGCAGATATCGTCATCACGGCAACAACGGCTTCGGATCCAGTGATTGCCGACGAAAATATCGAAGCTGGCACCCATATCACGGCCATGGGACAGTACGACCCGTCGAAACAGGAGATCGAACCGGAGACGATCGCCCGGTCGAAGTACGTCCCGGATCTACGAGAACGGGTCCATCAGGACGCTGGCTCGTTCCTCCACGCCGAAGACATCGGGCTCGTCGACGAGGATCACATCCACGCGGAACTCGGCGAGGTGGTCCAGGGAACCGCTTCAGGTCGTACTGACCCCGATGAAATCACGCTCTTCGATAGTGGCGGAACCGGAATCGAAACGATCGGGGCTGCAAGTATGCTGTACGAAAAGGCGATCGGAGCAGACCTCGGGACGACGCTGGAGTTTTATCCGGCGAGCGAAGCGATGCCCGGGAAGTAA
- a CDS encoding VOC family protein yields the protein MAIDDELPVMVDRTPHHVGIAVANLDAVRAFYEQTFDFELVEEFTVTGEAFEKGIGADDATGQFARLSMGDVLLELVEYDPHGENRAAPAVTDRGAVHLAFEYDDVAAFYSTLDAAVETISEPVTTESGTTILFLRDPEGNLIELVSPP from the coding sequence ATGGCAATTGACGACGAGTTACCAGTGATGGTCGACCGGACTCCACACCACGTCGGTATCGCCGTCGCCAATCTCGATGCTGTTCGTGCGTTCTACGAACAAACCTTCGACTTCGAACTCGTCGAGGAATTCACGGTAACGGGTGAGGCCTTCGAGAAAGGGATCGGAGCAGATGACGCAACTGGGCAGTTCGCCCGTCTCTCTATGGGCGACGTCCTTCTGGAACTCGTCGAATACGATCCGCACGGTGAGAACAGAGCTGCTCCCGCTGTGACTGACCGTGGCGCGGTGCATCTCGCGTTCGAGTATGACGACGTCGCTGCGTTCTATTCGACACTGGACGCCGCCGTCGAAACGATCAGTGAACCGGTAACGACCGAGAGCGGGACCACTATCCTGTTTTTGCGCGATCCGGAAGGCAATCTGATCGAACTGGTCTCTCCCCCGTAG
- a CDS encoding ABC transporter ATP-binding protein — protein sequence MLKTNNITKRFGSVVAVDDVSIEISDGDIVGLIGPNGAGKTTLFNVITGFHRPSNGTVTYRDEDITNLKPHQITQKGIVRTFQVPKPLNDLTVTENVVVGAFGEGKGREAALAQAHETLDRVNFQGDYSMTADNLNVAQLKRLEIAKAVATDPDLLMLDEAVAGLNPEERNKLVNVIDKLNDEGITIFLVEHVMDVVMRLSDKVIVLNEGRVLTEGTPEEVQNNEEVVEVYLGT from the coding sequence ATGCTGAAGACTAACAATATCACGAAGCGATTTGGCAGCGTCGTGGCGGTAGATGACGTCAGTATCGAAATCTCCGACGGGGATATCGTGGGGTTGATCGGCCCGAACGGGGCCGGCAAAACGACCCTGTTCAACGTAATCACTGGATTTCATCGTCCGAGTAATGGGACCGTCACCTATCGCGATGAAGACATTACGAATCTGAAACCCCATCAGATCACACAGAAGGGGATCGTCAGGACATTCCAGGTACCGAAACCCCTGAATGACCTGACGGTGACCGAAAACGTGGTTGTGGGTGCCTTCGGAGAGGGGAAGGGACGTGAAGCGGCGTTGGCACAGGCCCACGAAACCCTCGACAGAGTGAACTTCCAGGGGGATTACTCCATGACGGCCGATAATCTGAACGTGGCCCAACTCAAGCGGCTTGAAATCGCCAAAGCGGTTGCGACCGACCCCGACCTCCTGATGCTCGACGAAGCCGTGGCGGGTCTCAACCCCGAGGAACGAAATAAATTGGTGAACGTTATCGACAAACTCAACGACGAAGGGATCACGATCTTCCTCGTCGAACACGTGATGGACGTGGTGATGAGGCTCTCAGATAAGGTCATCGTCCTGAACGAAGGAAGGGTATTGACGGAGGGTACACCGGAGGAAGTACAGAACAACGAAGAAGTCGTCGAGGTCTACCTGGGGACGTGA
- a CDS encoding iron-containing alcohol dehydrogenase family protein: METGLESAHATYDIRSPDRITYGLGSVGSLGEFAEKQAIETALIVTDATLVEVGTVEKPIAALESAGVTTEVFDEVQAEPTLKMANDAAEAVVMGDHDLVVGIGGGSSMDTAKVAAGIADTSKGARDVLGMDKVSDRTRKLALLPTTAGTGSETTHIGVFADEDDGGTKKVIYADPLFADLAVVDPELTATLPGPIAAQTGVDALTHAIEAYVSTKRTPYTDTLARSAIERIGENLRPAVFQGEENDGARYQMSLAAMQAGQAFVNSGLGAVHALTYPLSREYHLGHGLTNGLLLPYVMAYNVPAERNRFSDIARWLEPDDSMGPEPMESVEAVFRLLDDVGIPTDIAGYGDLDSDDFDRFADIAFEQSKHNIERNPRTLDRSDVIAIFENAYTGEY, translated from the coding sequence ATGGAGACTGGACTGGAATCCGCGCATGCGACGTACGATATTCGATCACCTGACCGGATCACGTACGGACTCGGCTCTGTGGGCTCGCTGGGCGAATTCGCCGAGAAGCAGGCGATCGAGACAGCACTGATCGTCACCGACGCCACACTCGTCGAAGTGGGGACCGTGGAGAAACCGATTGCCGCTCTCGAGTCGGCCGGCGTGACGACAGAGGTATTCGACGAAGTCCAGGCCGAACCAACGCTGAAGATGGCGAACGATGCTGCCGAGGCGGTAGTGATGGGGGATCACGATCTTGTCGTCGGGATCGGCGGTGGCTCGAGTATGGATACCGCAAAAGTAGCTGCCGGGATTGCCGACACGTCGAAGGGTGCAAGAGACGTACTCGGCATGGACAAGGTGTCGGACCGAACCCGAAAACTGGCGTTACTTCCAACGACAGCAGGAACAGGGAGCGAGACAACCCATATCGGGGTGTTCGCCGATGAAGATGACGGCGGGACGAAAAAGGTCATCTACGCCGACCCGCTGTTCGCTGACCTGGCCGTGGTCGATCCGGAACTGACAGCGACGCTTCCGGGACCGATTGCAGCACAAACAGGAGTTGATGCATTGACACACGCGATCGAGGCATACGTGTCGACGAAACGAACACCGTATACAGACACACTCGCCCGGAGCGCGATCGAACGCATCGGAGAAAACCTCCGACCGGCAGTCTTCCAGGGCGAAGAAAACGATGGCGCACGGTATCAGATGAGTCTTGCCGCGATGCAGGCAGGACAGGCATTCGTCAATAGCGGCCTGGGTGCGGTTCACGCGTTAACGTATCCGCTGAGTCGAGAGTATCATCTTGGTCACGGCTTGACGAATGGGTTGTTACTCCCGTATGTGATGGCGTACAACGTTCCCGCTGAGCGGAATCGTTTCAGTGATATCGCTCGCTGGTTGGAGCCAGACGACTCGATGGGACCCGAACCAATGGAAAGTGTCGAAGCCGTCTTCAGACTGCTCGATGATGTCGGTATTCCAACAGACATCGCGGGGTATGGCGACCTGGATTCAGACGATTTCGATCGATTCGCCGATATCGCCTTCGAACAGTCGAAACACAACATCGAGAGAAATCCCCGCACCCTCGATCGGTCGGACGTGATCGCCATTTTCGAGAACGCGTATACCGGGGAATACTAG
- a CDS encoding branched-chain amino acid ABC transporter permease, whose amino-acid sequence MVQIDILVQILVYGILTGGVYALIAMGLSLIFGVMDVVNFAHGEYVMLAMYSSFFSWEIFGLDPFISILIIAPLFFVFGVVSERLIIHPIIDKPAFAQIFATVGLIWVFENAAHFLWGTSPRGIRAGYGGIDLFGIPVPEVRVYGFLIAMLAAVGLYLLLEKTKIGLAIRATAQDKEAAKLMGMSSEFVYMITFGLGIALVGVAGPVVASMFSTTPTVGANFVLIAFVVVVLGGLGNVFGVLWAGVLIGIIEALVSFYWDPTLSAPVYYTIFILVLVLRATGYLGGSDGTLLERLLNVRSASREA is encoded by the coding sequence ATGGTACAGATAGACATTCTCGTACAAATACTCGTGTACGGGATATTGACAGGAGGAGTGTACGCCCTGATTGCCATGGGGTTGTCGCTCATATTCGGCGTGATGGACGTGGTGAATTTCGCCCACGGGGAGTACGTCATGCTCGCGATGTACAGTTCGTTCTTCTCGTGGGAAATCTTCGGCCTCGACCCGTTCATTTCAATTCTGATCATCGCCCCGCTGTTCTTCGTGTTCGGCGTGGTCAGTGAACGGTTGATCATCCACCCGATCATCGACAAGCCAGCCTTCGCACAAATTTTTGCAACGGTCGGATTGATCTGGGTGTTCGAAAACGCCGCTCACTTCCTCTGGGGGACGAGTCCGAGGGGAATTAGAGCGGGCTACGGCGGCATCGACCTCTTCGGCATCCCCGTCCCGGAAGTTCGGGTCTACGGGTTCCTCATCGCGATGCTTGCGGCGGTCGGGCTCTACCTCTTGCTCGAGAAGACGAAAATTGGACTCGCTATCCGGGCAACGGCCCAGGATAAGGAAGCAGCGAAATTGATGGGGATGAGTAGTGAATTCGTATACATGATCACCTTCGGACTCGGCATCGCCCTCGTCGGCGTTGCCGGTCCGGTGGTGGCGTCGATGTTCTCGACGACGCCGACGGTCGGCGCGAACTTCGTCCTCATCGCCTTCGTTGTGGTCGTCCTTGGAGGCCTCGGCAACGTTTTCGGTGTGCTCTGGGCCGGGGTGTTGATCGGAATTATCGAGGCCCTGGTCTCGTTCTACTGGGACCCAACGTTGAGTGCCCCGGTCTATTACACCATATTCATCCTCGTCCTCGTCCTCAGGGCGACTGGATATCTCGGTGGAAGCGATGGTACGTTGCTGGAACGTCTGCTAAACGTGCGCTCAGCGAGTAGGGAGGCATAA
- a CDS encoding thioesterase family protein — MAEDAYATTVHPQYRDLDPQGHVNQAVYFSWLEQARTNYWAEVVGERHDLAPLAVKRQEIEYIAPVTLEDSVTVAQRITDIGTTSFDIAYEIRTDDGRVATAEVVLVAIDRETGRSVPIPETWRRPITAFEGL; from the coding sequence ATGGCCGAAGACGCGTACGCCACAACGGTACATCCTCAATATCGAGATCTCGACCCGCAAGGGCACGTCAATCAAGCGGTGTATTTTAGCTGGCTTGAACAGGCACGAACGAATTATTGGGCCGAGGTGGTCGGCGAGCGACATGATCTTGCGCCGCTCGCGGTCAAACGACAAGAAATCGAGTATATCGCGCCAGTCACACTAGAGGACTCCGTGACTGTCGCCCAGCGAATAACCGATATTGGCACGACCAGTTTTGACATCGCCTACGAGATACGGACCGACGATGGACGGGTTGCCACGGCAGAAGTCGTTCTCGTGGCTATTGACCGGGAGACTGGTCGATCTGTTCCCATCCCCGAAACGTGGCGACGGCCAATTACTGCGTTCGAGGGTCTTTGA
- a CDS encoding NAD(P)-dependent oxidoreductase has product MSDETILITGGTGFIGAYTAAHAIDRGNTAVAFDINDDTTILEKVGIDESVEVITGDITDPTDVFDAVHQSGATRIIHLASLLTDLSNEHPRHAIDVNIKGTNTVFEAAKTFDDQIDRVAWASSSAVYAPPDRYADPEVDEEDLVYPETLYGAAKEYNEHQATIYRENYSVSLIGLRPTLVYGPYRQSGSASAYTRVIEGPALNEPVSVGPKDHVFDWQHVADAAQAFYLGAMRPESDLSRTVYNVCGERATVAEIADIVLEYLPDADISLQAGDPAPWNHHMDMSAAKADLGYDPEYDLRSGIVSYINSVRNEHGFETVS; this is encoded by the coding sequence ATGAGTGATGAGACGATCCTGATAACCGGTGGGACCGGGTTTATCGGTGCATATACCGCTGCTCACGCGATTGACCGTGGTAATACAGCAGTCGCATTCGACATCAACGACGACACGACCATTCTGGAAAAGGTAGGTATCGATGAATCCGTGGAGGTCATCACCGGTGATATCACTGATCCGACCGATGTCTTCGACGCGGTTCACCAGTCGGGCGCGACACGAATCATCCATCTCGCATCGCTTTTGACCGACCTTTCGAACGAACACCCTCGCCACGCTATCGACGTCAATATCAAGGGAACCAATACGGTCTTCGAGGCTGCGAAAACCTTTGACGACCAGATCGATCGGGTAGCGTGGGCATCGAGTTCTGCCGTGTATGCTCCTCCAGACCGGTATGCCGATCCCGAAGTCGACGAAGAAGACCTCGTGTACCCCGAGACCCTGTACGGTGCTGCCAAGGAGTACAACGAACATCAGGCAACCATCTATCGCGAAAACTATTCGGTATCGTTGATAGGACTCCGACCGACTCTCGTTTATGGACCATATCGGCAGTCGGGGAGTGCGTCGGCCTACACGAGAGTGATCGAGGGCCCTGCACTCAACGAACCCGTCTCTGTCGGTCCAAAAGATCACGTCTTCGACTGGCAACACGTCGCCGATGCCGCCCAAGCGTTTTATCTGGGGGCGATGAGACCGGAATCGGACCTCTCCCGAACGGTGTACAACGTGTGCGGTGAACGTGCTACAGTGGCGGAGATTGCCGACATCGTTTTGGAATATCTTCCCGATGCCGACATATCGTTACAGGCCGGGGATCCTGCACCCTGGAATCATCATATGGACATGAGCGCGGCGAAAGCAGATCTCGGGTACGACCCGGAATACGATCTGCGGAGTGGAATCGTCTCCTACATCAATTCAGTACGGAACGAGCACGGTTTCGAGACCGTCTCATAA
- a CDS encoding NAD(P)-dependent alcohol dehydrogenase, which yields MRAARLHEYTDDMHDAFEIEEIPRPEIQSPNDVLVEIDGAGWCQTDNHIVEGMWTKYVDIDFPQTLGHENAGTIAEVGEDVTTVEPGDTVIVHPLDTCGECRACRQGKDTYCENSAFPGMNRDGGFAEYLRTSARSVVPLPDDVDPTTVAPHADAGITAYHTVKKAVGGLNPGDYAIVLGIGGLGHIGLQALDAMSAAKIIAIDVKEAALGLAETLGADHTIDSSSTDVGTAIEEITDGEGAQQAIDFVGRDDTLALTEDMLALGGDHHVAGYGGHLHETSQTLVHGEWAYRGSLIGQYTELQELMALVAQGDVELQTETYDLAEINDVAAMLEAGEIEGRAVLVP from the coding sequence ATGCGTGCAGCACGATTACACGAATACACGGACGACATGCACGACGCCTTCGAGATCGAGGAGATTCCTCGACCGGAGATCCAGAGTCCAAATGACGTGCTAGTCGAAATCGACGGGGCGGGTTGGTGTCAAACAGACAACCATATTGTCGAAGGGATGTGGACGAAATACGTCGACATCGACTTCCCACAGACCCTGGGACACGAAAATGCCGGGACCATCGCTGAGGTCGGGGAGGACGTAACCACTGTCGAACCCGGAGACACGGTTATTGTCCATCCGCTCGACACGTGTGGTGAATGTAGAGCGTGTCGGCAAGGCAAGGACACCTACTGCGAGAATTCGGCATTCCCTGGAATGAACAGAGATGGCGGATTCGCGGAGTACCTACGGACTTCGGCCCGTTCCGTCGTCCCACTTCCGGACGATGTCGATCCCACAACGGTCGCTCCGCACGCAGACGCAGGTATCACTGCCTATCACACGGTGAAAAAAGCGGTCGGTGGACTGAATCCCGGTGACTATGCGATCGTCCTTGGAATCGGGGGGTTGGGCCATATCGGCCTACAGGCACTGGACGCGATGAGTGCCGCGAAAATCATCGCCATCGATGTAAAAGAGGCTGCACTCGGCCTGGCCGAAACGTTGGGGGCCGATCACACGATCGATTCGTCCTCCACCGATGTCGGCACAGCTATCGAAGAGATCACGGACGGCGAAGGGGCCCAGCAGGCGATCGATTTCGTCGGTCGAGACGATACACTGGCACTCACGGAGGACATGCTCGCGCTCGGCGGCGACCACCACGTGGCAGGGTACGGCGGGCATCTGCATGAGACATCGCAGACGTTGGTACACGGAGAATGGGCCTACAGGGGTTCGCTCATCGGTCAGTATACCGAATTACAGGAACTCATGGCGTTAGTGGCCCAGGGTGACGTCGAGTTGCAGACCGAAACATACGATCTGGCGGAAATAAACGACGTCGCCGCGATGCTGGAGGCCGGAGAGATCGAAGGGAGAGCGGTACTCGTTCCGTAA